In Rosa chinensis cultivar Old Blush chromosome 1, RchiOBHm-V2, whole genome shotgun sequence, a genomic segment contains:
- the LOC112164052 gene encoding uncharacterized abhydrolase domain-containing protein DDB_G0269086-like, translated as MIAFHDVLHKVYEQLNREEKMRLKAELKKTPFWNLIEAYDKGLMTKNTTAKSDREMHRLVQCYKPALKKFKFGNKLAEISVSDVHYILGLPNQKSALTVPNPIDDPKKPTDHPLVQRFFANDRRIKKARIMSCIDEQLREKAPGWIENMTKLLLLHLFITLLFASSGSTLGWSFVKCITDIETMRRYNWARAVRDYLLLCLQAATTGKARQISGCVALIPYWICERSTMLVEIKGREAMTPGCVKWSLPQFTKELQKMQVDDIEIDNAVADNNRSKHGKENSDNDFENPPSKHAATAQAKGQKRQREEKKATVAAKNPAKKRVAEKRAKSKENKISNEGATAPAEKEKRRNEEETADNESEGFEDEHEDMTLRDWVDMNSMNFAKKIDENKGEEGMQTKTTSGVNVNDIDLGATEEEEDVADGIRDDFSFDTGFGGQENETNFVDQDRDGTEGAEPDQMQRNEKAATEVDHDRDGTDGGEPDRMERNERAATEADDVERNRKAATEADDVERNRKAATEADANFMDQTLKSIIEEIVNEAARKEKAATEANEAARKEKDATEAGANIADQILHNIVEEIVNEEYKSRNDPVWFDEWEALLQSEYDEFGYPSTDEEQINTVEHWQDVAMLKQDMAGSAIESCIRKQAYIERLWDEKEEVSKKYKKLKTKLKKKQEELRKWRNKCKQLMMIVQRVEKDEEANEDVAAPTAPPAVAAPAAVLAHATAPATVPAHSTAPAAVPAHATAPSNEPRTRSAIKRIKERTDRKEKQLEGFEVQKPSKKQRKKSN; from the exons ATGATTGCCTTCCATGATGTGCTTCATAAAGTGTATGAGCAACTCAATCgtgaagaaaagatgagattGAAAGCTGAGTTGAAGAAGACGCCATTTTGGAACTTGATTGAAGCTTATGACAAGGGATTGATGACTAAGAACACAACTGCAAAATCAGATCGAGAGATGCATAGGTTAGTGCAATGCTACAAGCCGGCTTTGAAGAAATTTAAGTTTGGAAACAAGTTGGCAGAAATAAGTGTATCGGATGTGCACTACATTTTGGGTTTGCCAAACCAAAAATCAGCTCTCACGGTGCCAAACCCAATAGATGATCCTAAGAAGCCGACTGATCATCCTCTTGTTCAAAGGTTCTTTGCAAATGACCGAAGGATAAAAAAAGCAAGAATCATGAGCTGTATTGATGAGCAGTTAAGGGAAAAAGCTCCTGGGTGGATAGAGAACATGACAAAGTTGCTGCTACTGCATCTGTTCATCACACTACTGTTTGCAAGCTCGGGGTCTACCTTAGGATGGAGCTTTGTGAAATGCATCACTGATATTGAGACAATGAGGAGATATAACTGGGCAAGAGCTGTTAGAGACTATTTGTTATTGTGTTTGCAAGCTGCCACAACGGGAAAAGCAAGGCAAATCAGTGGGTGTGTAGCATTAATCCCG tATTGGATATGCGAGAGGAGTACTATGCTTGTTGAAATTAAAGGCAGAGAAGCAATGACTCCAGGGTGCGTCAAGTGGAGTCTCCCTCAATTCACAAAAGAATTGCAGAAAATGCAAGTTGATGACATAGAG ATTGATAATGCAGTTGCCGACAACAATAGAAGCAAACATGGCAAGGAAAACAGTGACAATGACTTTGAGAACCCTCCATCAAAGCATGCTGCTACTGCACAGGCAAAGGGGCAGAAAagacaaagagaagaaaagaaggccACAGTAGCTGCCAAAAACCCAGCCAAAAAGCGGGTGGCCGAAAAGAGagcaaaaagtaaagaaaataagatCTCGAATGAGGGTGCTACTGCACCAGCTGAAAAGGAAAAACGTAGAAATGAAGAAGAGACAGCTGATAATGAATCAGAAGGTTTcgaagatgaacatgaagacATGACATTAAGAGATTGG GTGGATATGAACAGCATGAATTTTGCGAAAAAGATTGACGAGAATAAAGGAGAGGAAGGAATGCAAACAAAAACCACAAGTGGAGTAAATGTCAATGACATAGATTTGGGTGCAactgaggaagaagag gATGTTGCGGATGGTATTAGAGATGACTTTAGCTTTGACACTGGATTTGGGGGGCAGGAAAATGAAACAAACTTTGTCGATCAGGATCGGGATGGAACTGAAGGAGCAGAACCAGATCAAATGCAAAGGAATGAAAAAGCTGCTACTGAGGTCGATCATGATCGGGATGGAACTGACGGAGGAGAACCAGATCGAATGGAAAGGAATGAAAGAGCTGCCACTGAGGCTGATGATGTTGAAAGGAATAGAAAAGCTGCTACTGAGGCTGATGATGTTGAAAGGAACAGAAAAGCTGCTACTGAGGCCGATGCAAATTTTATGGATCAAACCCTGAAAAGTATTATAGAAGAGATTGTGAATGAAGctgcaaggaaagaaaaagctGCTACTGAGGCCAATGAAGctgcaaggaaagaaaaagatgctACTGAGGCTGGTGCAAATATTGCTGATCAAATCTTGCACAACATTGTAGAAGAGATTGTGAATGAAGAGTACAAGAGCAG GAATGATCCAGTTTGGTTCGATGAATGGGAAGCCTTGTTGCAAAGTGAGTACGATGAATTTGGCTATCCAAGCACTGATGAAGAGCAGATCAATACAGTGGAGCATTGGCAAGATGTAGCAATGCTGAAACAAGATATGGCGGGAAGTGCTATCGAGAGCTGCATAAGGAAGCAAGCTTATATAGAGAGATTGTgggatgaaaaagaagaagtgtcaaaaaaatacaaaaagttgaagacaaagttgaagaagaagcaagaagagcttagaaaatggagaaacaaatgcaaacaactAATGATGATAGTGCAAAGGGTAGAAAAAGATGAAGAGGCCAATGAAGATGTTGCTGCTCCTACTGCTCCTCCTGCTGTTGCTGCTCCTGCTGCTGTTCTCGCTCATGCTACTGCTCCTGCTACTGTTCCTGCTCATTCTACTGCTCCTGCTGCTGTTCCTGCTCATGCTACTGCTCCATCAAATGAACCAAGGACACGATCAGCGATAAagagaatcaaagaaagaaCCGATCGGAAAGAGAAGCAACTAGAAGGTTTTGAGGTGCAGAAACCATCGAAgaaacagaggaagaagagcaATTAA
- the LOC112181991 gene encoding ATP-dependent DNA helicase PIF1-like encodes MNLLYPIEFLNKLEFNGLPSHELTLKIGMPIMLLRNLNQMSGLCNGTRLIITQLFDRLIEAKILTGNNIGQKFFIPRIVLIASENKWPFIFKRRQFPIRPCYAMTINKSQGQSLNQVGIYLPEPVFTHGQLYVALSRVTSRNGLKILINNNNDMPNKYTKNIVYKDVLQNL; translated from the coding sequence atgaaTCTATTATATCCAATAGAATTTTTGAATAAGCTTGAATTTAACGGATTACCATCACATGaattaactttaaaaattggaATGCCTATCATGTTACTAAGAAATTTAAATCAAATGTCTGGTTTATGCAATGGTACAAGATTAATAATAACACAATTATTTGATCGACTAATAGAAGCAAAAATATTAACAGGAAACAACATAGGTCAAAAATTTTTTATACCTAGAATTGTTCTTATTGCATCTGAAAACAAATGgccatttatttttaaaagacgACAATTTCCAATAAGACCATGTTATGCTATGACTATCAACAAAAGTCAAGGTCAGTCACTAAATCAAGTGGGCATATATTTACCTGAACCTGTTTTTACACATGGACAATTATATGTAGCGCTCTCAAGAGTTACATCAAGAAATGGgttaaaaattttaataaacAATAACAACGATATGCCAAATAAATACACTAAAAATATTGTTTACAAAGATGTGTTACAAAATTTATAA